One Amycolatopsis sp. NBC_00355 genomic window carries:
- a CDS encoding type VII secretion protein EccE: MSVGTAESAVRPAPPRPARAPLPWLLPIRPLQAAVWEVAAIAALLAWTVGGLAQPVRIGVSAAAGLVVLLTSVRFAGRHPAGWALTWISYRLRRHDTRHDSPDPLMCVAGPVKVRQHVDRAGNRFGVAEVDGGWSALVRLTPGSGSPSPAALVDILRAAYRRTDVPLASAQLLTWAVPRGDQVLRVRWLAVRYRPDLAPIAALARGGGDLGALRSTASAALSLMGELAEAGYPSTVLEAGELGQELRVALGVQGPSEGLTDHWRSWRWGDAAQMCFRPRSVRALDIPVPEAAFTASSYTLRRTAGGKEHEELTIRVGARPGKPVPSPESAVPLHGRHGAGVRRTLPLALDS, encoded by the coding sequence GTGTCCGTCGGAACCGCTGAATCCGCCGTCCGCCCGGCGCCGCCGCGACCCGCTCGCGCGCCGCTGCCCTGGCTGCTGCCGATCCGGCCGCTGCAGGCCGCGGTGTGGGAGGTCGCGGCCATCGCCGCGCTGCTCGCGTGGACGGTCGGCGGCCTCGCGCAGCCCGTCCGGATCGGCGTCAGCGCCGCCGCCGGGCTGGTGGTGCTGCTGACGTCGGTGCGGTTCGCCGGGCGGCACCCGGCCGGCTGGGCCCTGACATGGATCTCGTACCGCCTGCGACGGCACGACACGCGCCACGACAGCCCGGACCCCCTGATGTGCGTGGCCGGGCCGGTGAAGGTGCGCCAGCACGTCGACCGCGCGGGCAACCGCTTCGGCGTCGCCGAGGTCGACGGCGGCTGGAGCGCGCTGGTGCGCCTCACACCCGGGTCGGGCTCGCCGTCCCCCGCGGCGCTGGTGGACATCCTGCGCGCGGCCTACCGCCGCACCGACGTCCCGCTGGCGTCGGCGCAGCTGCTGACGTGGGCGGTCCCGCGCGGCGACCAGGTGCTGCGGGTGCGCTGGCTGGCCGTGCGCTACCGCCCGGACCTCGCGCCGATCGCGGCACTGGCCCGCGGTGGCGGCGACCTCGGCGCGTTGCGCAGCACGGCGTCGGCGGCGCTGAGCCTGATGGGCGAGCTGGCCGAGGCCGGCTACCCGAGCACGGTGCTGGAAGCGGGCGAGCTGGGCCAGGAGCTGCGCGTGGCGCTGGGCGTCCAGGGCCCGTCCGAAGGGCTCACGGACCACTGGCGCTCGTGGCGGTGGGGTGACGCGGCCCAGATGTGCTTCCGGCCGCGATCGGTGCGCGCTCTGGACATCCCGGTCCCGGAGGCGGCGTTCACGGCGTCGTCGTACACGCTGCGCCGCACGGCGGGCGGCAAGGAACACGAGGAGCTGACGATCCGGGTGGGCGCCCGGCCGGGTAAGCCGGTGCCGTCACCCGAGTCGGCGGTTCCGTTGCACGGCCGCCACGGCGCCGGCGTCCGTCGGACGCTCCCCCTCGCGCTGGACTCCTGA
- the eccB gene encoding type VII secretion protein EccB, translated as MWTQRDQIQAYQFLRRRLVSALVAADANHPVSPSRRLVLGTVLGLVAALLVTAVFGIIGLLNPNGGKDWLAGGKVIVEEGTGARFVLGADGVLHPVLNYASARLLAGGNGDATVSVSSENLGKAGRGTQIGIAGAPDSLPAAPALVTAPWTSCSRTTQDAPASAEPRTAVLLATPASGVELPRDQGVIVRLPQGDRFLLSGGRRYKLSDEAATALQFDSYPTIAVSARWIDTVASGRDLTALPVDGAGGRGPAVGGRDTRVGEVLSVVDAMAAPGTATSYYLVRADGLEPVGQTEASLLVTTEANAAAYSGTPAPVEVRAADVAGARKLAAPRAGGADPAAFPDRIPGKAPITGNAVTLCSQGNRLLVSAEFPLPAGSRAIQVTTRSEARVADEVYVPPSGGAVVAEAGSATTYLVTDTGRKYPVVNTQALASLGYGGVARQSIAGSLLALVPTGPALDPATAGRPAPSGGTG; from the coding sequence GTGTGGACGCAGCGGGACCAGATCCAGGCGTACCAGTTCCTCCGCCGCAGGCTGGTCTCCGCGCTCGTCGCCGCCGACGCCAACCACCCCGTCTCACCCAGCCGCCGCCTCGTGCTCGGCACCGTCCTGGGGCTCGTCGCCGCCCTGCTCGTCACCGCCGTCTTCGGCATCATCGGCCTGCTCAACCCCAACGGCGGTAAAGACTGGCTCGCCGGCGGCAAGGTGATCGTCGAAGAGGGCACCGGCGCGCGGTTCGTCCTCGGCGCCGACGGCGTGCTGCACCCGGTCCTCAACTACGCCTCCGCCCGGCTGCTGGCCGGCGGCAACGGCGACGCGACCGTCTCGGTGTCCTCGGAGAACCTCGGCAAGGCCGGGCGCGGCACCCAGATCGGCATCGCCGGCGCCCCCGACTCGCTGCCCGCGGCGCCGGCGCTGGTCACCGCGCCGTGGACGAGCTGCAGCCGGACCACCCAGGACGCGCCCGCGTCGGCCGAGCCGCGCACCGCCGTCCTGCTCGCCACCCCGGCCTCCGGCGTCGAACTCCCGCGCGACCAGGGCGTCATCGTCCGGCTGCCGCAAGGCGATCGTTTCCTGCTCTCCGGTGGCCGGCGCTACAAGCTCAGCGACGAGGCCGCGACCGCGCTGCAGTTCGACAGCTACCCGACGATCGCGGTGTCCGCCCGCTGGATCGACACCGTCGCGTCCGGACGCGACCTCACCGCGCTGCCGGTCGACGGCGCGGGCGGCCGCGGCCCGGCCGTGGGCGGCCGCGACACGCGCGTCGGCGAAGTGCTTTCGGTGGTCGACGCGATGGCCGCGCCCGGCACCGCGACGTCGTACTACCTCGTCCGCGCGGACGGTCTCGAGCCGGTCGGGCAGACCGAAGCCAGCCTCCTGGTGACGACGGAAGCCAACGCGGCCGCCTACTCCGGGACCCCGGCGCCGGTCGAGGTGCGCGCCGCCGACGTCGCGGGCGCGCGGAAACTCGCGGCCCCCCGCGCGGGCGGCGCCGACCCGGCCGCCTTCCCGGACCGCATCCCCGGCAAGGCGCCGATCACCGGGAACGCGGTGACGTTGTGCAGTCAGGGGAACCGGTTGCTCGTTTCGGCCGAATTCCCGCTTCCCGCCGGATCCCGGGCCATCCAGGTCACGACCCGCTCCGAAGCAAGGGTGGCGGACGAGGTCTACGTGCCGCCCTCGGGAGGGGCGGTGGTCGCCGAAGCGGGTTCGGCGACGACGTACTTGGTGACCGACACGGGCCGGAAGTATCCGGTGGTGAACACGCAGGCGCTGGCCTCACTGGGGTACGGAGGGGTGGCCCGCCAGTCGATCGCAGGTAGTTTGCTCGCATTGGTGCCGACGGGCCCCGCGCTGGATCCGGCCACCGCCGGCCGGCCGGCCCCGTCGGGTGGAACGGGGTGA
- a CDS encoding response regulator transcription factor, with protein sequence MTEERSTEDAVAATGRIRVAVVEDHPLYRVSVERVLAEADFVELGAVVDSVARFHVHRQPPGSVVLLDLGLPGVAGAAAVLEVCELGHHVLVVSAQAEPDVVLGAIAAGARGFLSKDVDAEELLIAIKTVADGGAYVSAVVAGMIIKDNADRPVTAAEVELSPREEQVLRLVAAGERDVDIALILGIGVRTVRGYLDRIRDKTGERRRPGLVKEAIRRGLIGGSGPRRGGRK encoded by the coding sequence ATGACAGAAGAGCGCTCGACCGAAGACGCAGTGGCCGCGACGGGCCGGATCCGGGTCGCGGTCGTCGAGGACCACCCGCTGTACCGCGTTTCCGTGGAACGCGTGCTGGCCGAAGCCGATTTCGTCGAACTCGGCGCGGTGGTCGACTCGGTCGCCCGCTTCCACGTCCACCGGCAGCCACCGGGCAGTGTGGTGCTGCTCGACCTCGGCCTCCCGGGCGTCGCGGGCGCGGCGGCCGTGCTGGAGGTCTGCGAACTCGGCCACCACGTGCTCGTCGTGTCCGCCCAGGCGGAACCGGACGTCGTGCTCGGCGCGATCGCGGCCGGCGCGCGCGGCTTCCTCTCGAAGGACGTCGACGCCGAAGAGCTGCTGATCGCGATCAAGACGGTCGCCGACGGCGGCGCGTACGTCTCGGCGGTGGTCGCCGGGATGATCATCAAGGACAACGCCGACCGCCCGGTCACCGCGGCCGAGGTCGAGCTGTCGCCGCGCGAGGAGCAGGTGCTGCGGCTGGTCGCGGCGGGGGAGCGGGACGTCGACATCGCGCTGATCCTCGGCATCGGCGTCCGGACGGTGCGGGGTTACCTCGACCGGATCCGCGACAAGACGGGCGAACGGCGCCGGCCGGGGCTGGTCAAGGAAGCCATCCGGCGCGGTCTGATCGGCGGGTCGGGCCCGCGGCGCGGGGGCCGCAAGTGA
- a CDS encoding response regulator transcription factor translates to MSGSGTENPAPRRIHVGVIEDHPLYRYALTRVLTEAPDIELGAVADSVARFAVQDQPAGSVVVLDLKLRGVQDAAAVLEVGAMGHKVLVVSAHAEQPEVLGAMQAGAKGFLSKDVDGDELLRAIRTIADDNAYVSPTLAGMIIQDSEERHAGPKIVLSEREKQVLRLVAAGERDVDVAEILNISVRTVRSYLDRIRDKTGERRRAGFVRVAIREGLLR, encoded by the coding sequence GTGAGCGGCTCCGGTACGGAGAACCCGGCCCCCCGGCGCATCCACGTCGGGGTGATCGAGGACCACCCGCTCTACCGGTACGCGCTCACCCGCGTGCTCACCGAGGCCCCGGACATCGAGCTGGGCGCGGTCGCCGACTCGGTGGCCCGCTTCGCGGTGCAGGACCAGCCGGCGGGCAGCGTCGTCGTGCTCGACCTCAAGCTGCGCGGCGTCCAGGACGCGGCCGCGGTCCTGGAGGTGGGGGCCATGGGGCACAAGGTGCTGGTGGTGTCCGCGCACGCGGAGCAGCCCGAGGTGCTGGGCGCGATGCAGGCGGGCGCGAAGGGCTTCCTGTCGAAGGACGTCGACGGCGACGAGCTGCTGCGCGCGATCCGCACGATCGCCGACGACAACGCGTACGTGTCGCCGACGCTGGCCGGGATGATCATCCAGGACAGCGAAGAGCGCCACGCGGGGCCGAAGATCGTGCTGTCGGAGCGCGAGAAACAGGTGCTGCGCCTGGTGGCGGCGGGGGAGCGCGACGTCGACGTCGCGGAGATCCTCAACATCAGCGTCCGCACGGTCCGCTCGTACCTGGACCGCATCCGCGACAAGACGGGCGAGCGCCGCCGCGCCGGCTTCGTCCGGGTAGCAATCCGCGAAGGCCTGCTCCGCTAA